From Cucumis melo cultivar AY chromosome 1, USDA_Cmelo_AY_1.0, whole genome shotgun sequence, a single genomic window includes:
- the LOC103500056 gene encoding dihydrolipoyllysine-residue acetyltransferase component 5 of pyruvate dehydrogenase complex, chloroplastic: MAHLLNTSFLPASSPSLRPTPFLPPPFHPMRRPLQVQAKIREIFMPALSSTMTEGKIVSWIKTEGDKLAKGESVVVVESDKADMDVETFYDGYLAAIMVDEGGVAPVGSAIALLAETQDEISEAKSRAANPSASPASAPPPDKSPENVVATPAAQVVVAKAAAAPVVVSSTHPASEGGKRIVASPYAKKLAKELNVELATVVGTGPLGRIVAKDVEAAAASAAASSVSAPGGGVKPTTSLELGTTVPFTTMQGAVSRNMVESLAVPTFRVGYTITTDALDALYKKIKSKGVTMTALLAKATALALAKHPVVNSSCRDGKSFTYNSSINIAVAVAIDGGLITPVLQDADKVDIYSLSRKWKELVDKARAKQLQPQEYNTGTFTLSNLGMFGVDRFDAILPPGTGAIMAVGASIPTVVGTKDGRIGKKNQMQVNVTADHRVIYGADLATFLHTFAKIIEDPKDLTL, from the exons ATGGCTCATCTTCTCAACACCTCCTTCCTCCCCGCCTCCTCCCCTTCTCTCCGCCCAACGCCTTTTCTCCCACCCCCATTTCACCCTATGCGCCGCCCTCTCCAGGTCCAAGCCAAGATCCGCGAGATCTTCATGCCTGCTCTCAGCTCCACCATGACCGAGGGCAAGATTGTGTCTTGGATCAAGACTGAGGGCGACAAGCTCGCCAAGGGTGAGAGTGTTGTCGTTGTCGAGTCCGATAAGGCCGATATGGACGTTGAAACCTTCTATGATGGCTACCTCGCTGCCATTATGGTTGATGAAGGAGGCGTTGCCCCTGTTGGATCTGCAATCGCTCTTTTGGCTGAGACTCAGGATGAGATTTCTGAGGCAAAGTCTAGAGCTGCCAACCCTTCTGCTTCTCCGGCTTCGGCACCTCCGCCGGACAAGAGTCCTGAAAATGTAGTTGCTACTCCGGCGGCACAGGTTGTGGTGGCGAAGGCGGCTGCTGCTCCGGTTGTTGTTTCTTCCACTCACCCTGCATCTGAAGGGGGGAAGAGAATTGTGGCGTCTCCGTATGCCAAGAAGCTGGCTAAGGAGTTGAATGTGGAGCTGGCGACGGTGGTGGGGACTGGGCCATTGGGGAGAATTGTGGCTAAGGATGTTGAAGCTGCGGCCGCTTCTGCTGCTGCTAGCTCAGTTTCGGCTCCGGGAGGCGGTGTGAAGCCCACCACATCCCTGGAGTTGGGAACCACTGTGCCGTTTACCACAATGCAAGGGGCGGTGAGTAGAAACATGGTTGAGAGTCTCGCGGTGCCCACTTTCAGAGTGGGGTATACCATTACAACAGATGCACTTGATGCTCTTTACAAAAAG ATTAAATCAAAGGGAGTGACCATGACAGCGTTGCTTGCCAAGGCGACAGCTCTGGCTTTGGCTAAACATCCTGTAGTAAATTCAAGTTGTAGGGATGGTAAGAGCTTTACTTATAATAGCAGCATCAATATTGCAGTTGCCGTGGCCATTGATGGTGGCTTGATCACACCAGTTCTTCAAGATGCGGATAAG GTGGATATTTATTCTCTGTCTCGAAAGTGGAAGGAGTTAGTTGATAAGGCTAGAGCCAAGCAACTGCAACCTCAGGAATACAACACTG GTACATTCACTCTCTCTAATCTTGGCATGTTTGGTGTGGATCGATTTGATGCAATTCTGCCACCCGGAACT GGAGCAATCATGGCAGTTGGAGCATCTATCCCTACGGTTGTGGGTACTAAAGATGGTCGAATTGGCAAGAAAAACCAAATGCAG GTAAATGTAACAGCGGATCATCGAGTAATCTACGGTGCGGATCTTGCCACTTTCTTGCATACCTTCGCAAAAATCATTGAGGACCCTAAAGACCTAACACTATAG